DNA from Frateuria edaphi:
CGATCACCAGCCGGTGCGTGCCGGTCGCTTCCAGCGCGCGGCGGCACTTGATCACCAACGTGTCGACGATGGCTTCCTCGAAACCGCGCGCGACGTCGGCGCGGGTCTGGTCGGACTGATCGGACTGCTTCCACGCCAGCAGCACCTGGGTCTTGAGGCCCGAGAAGCTGAAATCCAGCCCGGGCCGGTCGGTCATCGGCCGGGAGAAGCGGAACGCGCCGGGCCGGCCCTGTTCGGCCAGCTTCGCCAGCGCCGGGCCGCCCGGGTACGGCAGGCCCATCAGCTTGGCGGTCTTGTCGAACGCTTCGCCGGCGGCATCGTCCAGGGTGTCGCCAAGCAGGCGGTACTGTCCGATCGCGCGCACCTCGACCAGCATGGAATGGCCGCCGGAAACCAGCAGCGCCACGAACGGCGGTTCGGGCGGATCGGGCTCCAGCAGCGGCGCCAGCAGGTGGCCTTCCATGTGGTGCACGCCGATCGCCGGCACGTCCAGTGCCCAGGCCATCGCGCGGGCCGCCGCCGCACCGACCAGCAGCGCGCCGACCAGGCCGGGACCGGCGGTGTAGGCCACGCCGCCGAGGTCGGCGGGGGTCATGCCTGCCTGCGCCAGCGCCTCGCGCACCAGGGGCAGCAGCTTGCGCACGTGGTCGCGGCTGGCCAGTTCGGGCACCACGCCGCCGTAGTCGGCGTGCAGCTTGATCTGGCTGTAGAGCGTGTGCGCCAGCAGGCCGCGGCCGGGGGCCTCGGGCTCCCAGCGCAGCAACGCCACGCCGGTCTCGTCGCAGGAGGTTTCCACGCCGAGAACGGGTTTGTTGGACGGGTTTGAAAGTTGGTTGGTGTGCACGCTATACTTCGCGGCTCGCCCTATTCCACAGGCGCGCCAGGTTGGCGGGCCAGTTTACCACCCGGAGTTTTCATGCCCAGCGTAAAAGTTCGCGAGAACGAGCCGTTCGAGCTTGCCCTGCGCCGTTTCAAGCGTACCTGCGAAAAGGCCGGCGTCCTCGCCGAAACCCGCAAGCGCGAGTTCTACGAGAAGCCGACCCAGGAGCGCAAGCGCAAGCGTGCCGCCGCGGTGAAGCGCCACCTGCGCCGCCTCTCGCGCGACGTTTCGCGCAAGACCCGGATGTACTGATCCGTCTGCCGCTGCGTAGCGCGCGGCACGGCGGTTCTTTCATCCCCAAGGCCGGTGTTGCCCTCCACGGCGACACCGGCCTTTCGCGTTTCCGGAGATAGCCCATGAGCCTCAAGCAGCGCATCACCGACGACATGAAGGCCGCCATGCGCGGCGGCGAGAAGGATCGCCTGGCGGTGATCCGCCTGATCCTGGCCGCGATCAAGCAGCGCGAGGTGGACGAGCGCATCGAGCTGGACGAGGCGCAGACCCTCGCCGTGCTGGAAAAGATGCTCAAGCAGCGGCGTGACTCGATTGTGCAGTACGACGCCGCCGGTCGCGTGGATCTCGCGGACGTCGAGCGCGCCGAGATGGTAGTGATCGAGGCCTATCTGCCGGCCAAGCTGTCCGAGGCCGAGGTCGACGCGCTCATCGACGCCGCCATCACGCAGACGGGCGCGACCTCGCCGCGCGACATGGGCAAGGTGGTGGCTTCGGTCAAGCAGCAGGCTGCCGGCCGCGCCGACATGGCGCAGGTGTCCTCGCGCATCAAGGCGCGACTGGGCGGCTGAGGCCAACCACAATCCATCCCGCCCTCCCCTTCAAAGGGCGGGATGTGGAAGCTCGTGCCCGCGTCCTCGCACTCGAGGCCTTGCCCCTCACACCGCGCACAGCGAGCTGATGCGCACCCTTCACGCCGCTTCCCCTACAACGTTGCGGCGTCGCCGGATCGGAGGCTCCCGCCCCCGGCCGCGCGGCGAGGGAGAAGCCGCATGCTGAAGTGGGCCATCATTTTCGCCATCATCTCGCTGATCGCCGGCTGGCTCGGTTTCGGCGGGATTTCCGGCATCGCCGCGACGATCGCCAAGGTCCTGTTCGTGATCTTCGTGATCCTGTTCATCATCGCCCTGCTGGCGGTGATCGGGGTGTTCCACATCCTGTAGCGAGGCGAAAGCCACCGCGCATGGCGTACACGAGGGCGGGCCCGGCGGCCCGCCTTCGCGCAATGCCGCAGGCGTCCCCGGAACACGGGCACAAGCCCTAGACTAGCCGCCTATGCGCGGCCGTATCCCCGACAGCTTCATCGACGAACTGCTCGCCCGCGTCGACATCGTCGACGTGATCGAGCGGCGCGTGCCCTTGAAGAAGGCCGGGCGCGAATGGACCGCCTGCTGCCCGTTCCACAACGAGCGCACGCCCTCGTTCTACGTCAGTCCCGCCAAGCAGTTCTTCCACTGCTTCGGCTGCGGCGCGCACGGCAGCGCGGTCAAGTTCCTGATGGACTACGAGCGGTTGGAGTTCCCCGACGCGGTGGAGGAACTGGCGCAGGCGGTCGGCCTGACCGTGCCACGCGAAGGTGGTCGCGAGGCGGCGCCGCGCGAGGACAAGACCGACCTCTACGCGCTGCTCGACAATGCGGCGCGCTGGTATGAAACCGAGCTGCCCAGGAACGCCGAGGCGCAGGCCTATTGCCGCAAGCGCGGTCTGGACGCCGACACCATCGCGCGCTTCCGGCTGGGCTGGGCGCCGGCTGGCTACGACGGACTGATCAAGGCGCTGGGCGGCAGCGACCGTCGCATGCAGTTGCTCACCGAAGCGGGCATGGTCGCCACCGGCGAGCGGGGCCATCGCTACGACCGTTTCCGCGAGCGGCTGATGTTCCCCATCCTCGACCGCCGCGGCCGCGTGATCGCCTTCGGTGGCCGGGTGCTGAGCGCGGAGCAATCGCCGAAATACCTCAACTCGCCCGAGACGCCGCTATTCCACAAGGGCCGCGAGCTGTTCGCGCTGTGGCAGGTCAAGCAGGCCAACAGCCAGCTCGCGCGCATCGTGGTGGTCGAGGGCTACATGGACGTGATCGCGCTGCATCAGGCGGGCCTGCCGATTGCGGTGGCCACGCTGGGCACCGCGACCACGCCCGAGCACACCGAAGTGCTGTTTCGCGCCGCGCCCGACGTGGTGTTCTGCTTCGATGGCGACCGCGCCGGCCGCGCCGCGGCGTGGAAGGCGCTGGACGCGGCGCTGCCGCGACTGCGTGACGGCCGCCAGGCGTATTTCCTGTTCCTCCCCGACGGCGAAGACCCGGACTCGCTGGTGCGGAAGGAAGGCAAGGAAGGCTTCGAGAAGCGCCTGAAGGATGCCACGCCCCTGTCGGATTATTTCTTCGGCGAACTGGCGCACGACGTGGACACGGCCAGCCTCGACGGCCGCGCGCGACTGGCCGAACGCGCGCGCCCGCTGATCGCCAGGCTTCCCGACGGCGCCTTCCGCGACCTGATGGCGCAGGAACTGGAAAGGCGCACCGGCGCGCGCGCCAACGTGCCGGCCGAGCCGGCTGCGCGCCGCGCGGTACAGCGTCCCGTGGCCGTGCAGCGTTCGCTGGTGCGCAGCGCCATCGCGCTGCTGCTGGCGCAACCGGGACTGGCCGACCTGGTCGAACCGCCCTACCGTTTCCTGCGGCTGGACAAGCCGGGCGTCGGACTGCTGGCCGAACTGGTCGATCTGTGCCGCGCGCGCCCGGGCATCAATCCGGCGATGCTGGTCGAACACTTTGCCGAGCGCCCGGAGTATCCGGCACTGCAGAAGCTGATGGCGGCGATGGTGGTCGGCGAGCCGGACGTCCAGCGCGAGGAATTCCTCGATGCACTGAGGCGAATGGAGGAGCAGGCCACCGCGCTGCGCCGCGAAGCACTCACCGCGAGGCACCGCGACGGCACCCTGACCAGCGCCGAGAAAGCCGAGCTGCGCGAACTGCTGGCGGCACGCCGTCCGTCCCCGACGCAGGGCTGATCGATGCGGCATGTTTCCTGGCGCGTGCGCCATTCCCGATCGACGCGCGCGCCCGCCAGGAGCAACGATGGCGTTGCTTGAACGGCTGATCGTGCTGTTTGCCGAAAGCGGCTACCTGGCGGTGTTCGCCGCGCTGCTGCTGTGCGGCGCCGGCGCGCCGTTGCCCGAGGACATCACGCTGGTCGCCGGCGGCGTGATCGCCGGCCTGGGTTTCGCCAACGTGCACGTGATGGCGCTGGTTTCGCTGGTCGGCGTGCTGGTCGGCGATGCGGCGATGTTCCTGCTCGGCCATCGGCATGGCGCGCGCATCATGCAGTGGCCACTGGTGGCCCGACTGCTCACGCCCCAGCGCTACGCGCGCGTGCAGGAAAAGTTCGCCCGCTACGGCAATCGCCTGTTGTTCCTGGCGCGCTTCCTGCCCGGCATGCGCACGGCGGTCTACGTGACCGCGGGCGCCACGCACCGCGTGTCGTTCCTGCGATTCTTCCTGCTCGACGGGCTGGCCGCGCTGATCAGCGTGCCGGTGTGGGTGTACCTGGGCTACTTCGGCGCCAACAACCGCGAGTGGCTGGCGATGTGGATCGGACGCGGGCAGCACGGGATCTGGATCCTCGCCGCGCTGCTGGTGATCGCCGGCATCGTGTTGTGGTGGCGCCATCGTTGGCGTGCGCGTCGCGGCATGGACGACTGAGCCGGCCCGCTACAATCGTCCGTTGCACTCGCTTTGGCTCCCGAGTCACATGTCCCTTGCCCCGCTGCGTCGCCTGCTTCCGGACGGCTTCACCCTCGCCCTGCTCGCCGCCGTCGGCCTGGCCACGGTGTTGCCGTGCCGCGGCGATGCCGCGTTGTGGCTGGACCGGATCACCGACGCGGCGATCATGCTGCTGTTCTTCCTGCACGGCGCGAAGCTCTCGCGCGCGGCGATCCTTCGCGGCGTGACGCACTGGCGGCTGCATCTGGCGGTATTCGCCAGCACCTTCGTGCTGTTTCCGCTACTGGGCTTACTGCTGGCGCCGCTGGCGCGCGCCCTGTTGACGCCCTCGCTGGCGCTTGGCGTGCTGTTCGTCTGCACGCTGCCGTCGACGGTGCAGTCGTCGATCGCGTTCACCTCGATCGCCGGCGGCAACGTCCCCGCCGCGGTGGTGAGCGCCTCGCTGTCGAGCCTGATCGGGATCGTGCTGACGCCGCTGCTGGTCGAGTTGCTGCTGGCCACGCACGGCGGACACGCGCCCGGCGCCGCGGGCGTGTGGCAGATCGTCAGGCTGTTGCTGCTGCCGTTTGCCGTCGGGCACCTGCTGCGGCCGTGGATCGGGCACTGGGTCGACCGCCATCGCCCAGTGTTGGGGGTCACCGACCGCGGCACGATCCTGCTGGTGGTCTACGCCGCCTTCGGCGAGGCGGTGGTCGACGGCCTGTGGCGCGCCACCGCGCCGCTGGCCCTGCTGGCCACGCTCGGCGTGGGCGCGCTGCTGCTGGCGCTGGCGCTGCTGTGCACCAGCGCGGCTGGCAGGCTGTTCGGCTTCGCCCGAGCCGACCGCATCACGCTGGTGTTCTGCGGCTCGAAGAAGAGCCTGGCCAGCGGCGTGCCGATGGCCAAGATCCTGTTCGCCTCCCAGGCCGGCGGATTGGGAGCCCTGCTGTTGCCACTGATGATCTTCCACCAGTTGCAGCTGATGGTGTGCGCGGTGCTGGCGCGTCGGTACGCAAAGGCGCAGCCGACCCTGTAGGAGCCCCCATGGACTCCTACAGGGTTTCCGTTACTGGGTTTTGACCGCCACGTCGTCGACCACGAACGAAGTCTGCAGGCTTCCATCCTCGACGCCGTAGAAGTTCACCTGCACCGTTTGTCCCTTGTAGCCGCTCAGGCTCAGGGTGTGGTGCTGGTAGCCGCTGGCGGCGTCCGTGTTGGAGTAGGTGGCCAGCGTGACGTACTTGCCGGTGGAGGTGATCACCTGCACCTGCAGCGTGTCGTAGGCGGTGCCGGTACCTTCGGCGCTGTCGATGTGCAGGTAGAAGTCCAGCGTGGCACTGCTCACGGTCGAAGGGATGCTTACCTGCTGCCGCACGTAGTCGGTGTGGCTGCTGCCGTAGCCGTCCAGCCACGCCTTCCAGCTGCCGGCGTGGGCCGCTTCACTGCTGTCGCTGGTGATGACGCCACTGGTCTGGGTCCAGGCGGTGGCGCCGCTCTCGAAGCCGCCGTTGCTCAGCAATTGGCCGCTGCTGCCGCCGCTGCCGTTGGCGACGCTGAAGCCCACGCCCGAACTGCTGCCGACGTTGCCGGCCGCGTCGTAGGCCTTGGCCACGAGCGTGTGCGAGCCGTCGGTGAGCGTGGTCGAGTCGAGGTTGGCCTGGTAGGGCGAGCTGCTGTCGGTAGCCTTGAGCGCGCCATCGACGTAGAACTCCACGCGGCTGACGCCGACGTTGTCGCTGGCCGTGGCGGCCAGCGTGATCGTACCGGCGCTGCCGCTTTCCGAGGCGCTGACCGTCGGCGGCGTGGTATCGCCGCTACCGCCGCCGCTTCCCTGGCTTACCCAGACCGGCGCGGACCACAATCGGTTGCCGTCGGCCTGCGTGATCTTGGCGTAGTAGAAATGCTCGCCCGCGGTCGGCGTGATCGTGGTGGTCGCGGTTTCGGACAACGACGTCACGGTGCCGTTGCTGCCAGGGACGCCCTGGAACACCTGCACGCGCTGCACGCTGTCGCCGGACGTGCTGGCGTAGTTGACGGTGAGCGTAAGCAGACCAGAGTTGCTGAAGCGCTCGCCCATGACGTGCCCGTTGGCGGTGAGCACGATCTGGTCGGTCTTGTCTTCCGTCGCGAATACGCGGCGTGCGCGCAGCGCGTCGAGGAAGCTGGTCAGACTGAGCGCCGTGCCGCTCGGGATCAGCACGCCGGTGCGGTTGGTGTAGCTCGCGCCCCAGTTGGCGCAGTGGTTGTCCTGGTCGGAACTGGGCGCCACGTGGTAGCCGCGTTCGAGGATGGTGTTGAAGGCGGTCTCGTAGTTCGGCCGCGAGGTTTCGGTCTCGCTGGTATTGGCCGAGAAGGCCGAGCTGTTGAGCACTTCGGCCAGCATCATCACCGTGTCGCCGTCGGCGGTGTAGCCGAAGTTGGTGCCGTTGACGACGAACTGGCCGCTGGAAGCCGGATGGTTGAACTGGCCGATCCAGCCATGCTGGCGCATCAGCGTGTACAGCGAGGCGTAGTCGCCCTTGGCGATGTAATAGTCGCCGATCACCTGCCCGGCGCTGTTCTTCTCCCACTCGATCAGGCCGTCGGCGTTGAGGATGTTCATGTGGCCGCCGTTGCTGATCACACCCCACTCCTGGCCGTACACGGCCAGGAAGTTCGGGTGCGCGGCACGGAAGGAGCTTGCGGCCTGCAGGCCCGAGGCGAACAGGTTCTTGGCCGTGGCCGGATCGGCCGATGTGTTGGTGCCGGTGGAACCATCGAACATGTGGTTGTGCTCGGAGGTCATCAGCATGTCGAGCCCGCGGTTCATCGCGTACTGGTAGGCGTCGGCCGGGCCGTAGGCGCTGCTCTGCGGCGCCTGTTCGCTGTCGCAGGTGGCAAGGTCGCCGCCGCCGTCACTGTGGTTGGTCTGGCTGTGCAGGTTGCCGTAATAGATCGTGTAGGGCAGCGAACCGGCGCTGACGGACTGGACCTGCAACGTACCGCCATGGCGAGGCAGCGCGCGGAAGGCCGGCACGCGCGCGGGCGCCACGGCGCCAACCTGGATGTCGTAGCGCTGCTCCTCGATGCGGTCGGGCGCGCGATCGGCGGCCAAGGCCAGCGCATGGCCAGCCAGGCCGGTACCCAGTTGCCGAACGTTGGCTTCGTCGAGCGCGATCGCGCGCAGGCGCATCGTGTAATAGCCGGCTGGCAAGGCTTCGCCACGGTCGCCCTTGCCATCCCAATGCACGCGGGCCGTGGCCGTGCGCGCGTGCAGCGTGCTGTGGCCGTCCCAGGCGCGCAGCACGCGGCCATCACGATCCAGCAAGGCGACTTGCCAGGCGACCGGTGTGCCGGGCGCGGCGCCCGGATAGGCAAAATGCAGCGTCACCGGCCGTCCGGCGACTGCCTGGAACGGTACCTGCAACGACGCCTCGAATTCCTGGTGGTCGGGCAACGCCGTGCCGGCCCACGCGGCCGGCAGGCCGCAGCATCCCAGGCCCGCCAGCATCAGCGCGCGAGCCATCAAAATTCTTGCTTGCATATGAACCCCTACACGTTGGCAAGGATTCCCCCGACAGGTTTTATAGCTGTCGGCCGCTGGTGGCGGTATCGGCAAAATTCGTAGGAAAAATTCCCCGAAGAGTCAGAGCCAGCGGCCGTAGCGCCGCATGTACACGCGCTTCACCAGCTGCGTCAGCACGGCATAGCAAAGCAGCGTCAAGGCCAGCCAACCGAAGTACGCCGGCGGCAACCCGGTCATCCCGAGCTTGGCGCCCAGTCGACTGTAGGGAATGAACAAGCCGATCGCGCCGATGGCCACCGTCAGCGCAAGCACGGGGGCGGCCGCAATGCTCTGCACGAACGGAATCCGCCGCGTGCGGATCATGTGCACGATCAAGGTCTGCGAGAGCAGCCCCTCGACGAACCAGCCGGACTGGAAGAGCGCCTGGTGCGCCACGTCGTTCGCCCCGAACAGGTGCCACAGCAGCCAGAACGTGGTGAGGTCGAAGATCGAGCTGACCGGTCCGATCCACGCCATGAAGCGGCCGATGTCGCTGGCGTCCCACTGGCGCGGGGATTTGAGGTATTCCTCATCCATGCGGTCGAAGGGAATCGCCAGCTGCGAGATGTCGTAGAGCAGGTTCTGCACCAGCAGCTGCAGCGGCAACATCGGCAGGAACGGCAGGAAGGCGCTGGCCACCAGCACGCTGAACACGTTGCCGAAGTTCGAGCTGGCGGTCATCTTGATGTACTTCATGACGTTGCCGAAGGTGATGCGGCCCTCGATCACGCCCTCTTCCAGCACCATCAGGTTTTTTTCAAGCAGGATGATGTCGGCCGACTCCTTGGCGATGTCGGTCGCGCTGTCCACCGAGATGCCCACGTCGGCCTCGCGCAGCGCCGGCGCGTCGTTGATGCCATCGCCGAGGAAGCCGACGGTGTGACCCTGGCGCTGCAGCGACTTGACCACGCGCGCCTTCTGCAGCGGGGACATCTTGGCAAACACGGTGGTGCGCGCCACTAGCGCGTCGAGCGCGGGCTCGTCCAGCGGTTCGATGTCGCGGCCTTGCGCCGAATGTGCCACGTCCAGGCCGACCTCGCGGCAGATCTTGCGCGTGACCGCCTCGTTGTCACCGGTGACCACCTTCACCGCCACGCCGTGGTCGCGCAGCGCCGCGATCGCGGTGGCGGCCGAGTCCTTGGGCGGGTCGAGGAACGCCAGGCACCCGATCGCCGTCAGGCCCGCCTCGTCGGCCAGGCCATAGGCGCGCCCACTCGGGTTTTGCCGCTTGATCGCCACGACCAGTACGCGCAGGCCGTCCTCGTTGAGGCGGCGGGTCATCGCGCGGATCTCCGCACGCTGGGCGTCGTCGAGCGTGGTGTCGATGCCGTCCAGCCGCGCGGCGGTACAGATGGCGAGCATTTCCTCGACCGCGCCCTTGCACACCAGCAAGTGCTGCCCGTCGTCACCGCCGAGCACCACCGACATGCGCCGGCGCTGGAAGTCGAACGGTATCTCGTCGACCAGGCGGAAGCGCGCGGCCATCGGCTCGAGGTTGCGATGGGCCAGCACCGCCTTGTCCATCAGGTTCTTCAGGCCCGTCTGGAAACGGCTGTTGAGATAGCCGTATTCCAGCGCCTCGTCCGACGCTTCGCCGTCCAGGTCCAGATGGCGTTCGAGCACGATCCGGTCGAGCGTCAGCGTGCCGGTCTTGTCGGTACACAGCACGTCCATCGCGCCGAAGTTCTGGATCGCGTTGAGGCGCTTGACCACCACCTTGCGACGGGACATCGCCATCGCGCCCTTGCCCAGGTTCGCGGTGACGATCAGCGGCAGCATCTCGGGCGTGAGGCCGACCGCCACCGACAGCGCGAACAGGAATGCCTGCAGCCAGTCGTGCTTGTCCAGCCCGTTGATGGCGAACACCACCGGCACCATCACCGCCATGAAACGGATCAGGAGCCAGCTGACCGAGCGCACGCCGCGGTCGAAGCTGGTCTGCACGCGCTGCCCGGACAACGTGTGCGCCAGCGAGCCCAGGTAACTGCGCGAACCGGTCGCCACCGCCACGGCGATCGCGGTGCCGCTGACCACGTTGGTGCCCATGTAGCAGACCGTGGGCAGGTCCAGCGGATCTTTGCCGTCGCCCTCGGCCAGGTCCCGCGCCGTGGGCGCCGCCTTTTCCACCGGCAGCGATTCGCCGGTCAGGATCGCCTGGCTGATGAACAGATCCTTGGCCGAGAGCAGGCGCAGGTCGGCCGGCACCATGTCGCCCGCGCCCAGGTGCACGATGTCGCCGACGACCAGTTCGCCGACCGGCACCTCGATGCGCTCGCTGTGACCGTCGGCCGCGCGGCGGGTGACGCTGGCGGTATTGCGCACCATCGCCTTGAGCCGCTCGGCGGCGCGCGAGGAGCGGTATTCCTGGGTGAAGCTGAGCAGCACGCTGATGCCCACCATCACGGCGATGATCAGCGGTCCGGTGAGGTCCTCGCGGTCGGTCGCCAGTTGCACGATGGCCAGCAACACCAGCACCGCGATGAACGGGTTGCGGCAGGCGCGCAGCAGCTGGCGCGACCAGTGCGGCGGCTTCTCGTGCGAGACCTCGTTGGCGCCATCGCGGTGCAGGCGCGCGGCGATGCGTTCGGCATCCAGGCCTGCCGTGCCGGTGTCGAGCCGGGCCAGCAGTTCGTCGTTGCGCAGCCGCGCGTAGTCGACCGCCATCACGCGTGCCGGCGCCGCGCCTCTGCCGGTTGCCCGGGCCGCCGCGCTGTGGAGGGTCTGCCTGATCATCTGTCCGCTTCCGTCTTTCGCCTCGTCGAACGACGCTTGCCTTCGATCAGGCGCGCCGGCTACAGCAGGTCCGGTCGTCTGGACGGCCGGATGGGACGAGGTCCTGGCGGGGGCCAGCCCCTGTGCAACGGATGCAGGCTCACCCGTTCACCGCGCACGGCAGCGGGGCGGGCTGGGTTACCACCACGGGATTGCGCCGTTCGGCCAGGCCCGCGTCGGCCAGCGGCGCGGGAACGGTGATGGCGTAGACCGGCCGCGCCGCGCTATGGCGGCCGACGGCAAGGCGGCGCCACAGGCGCAGCCACGGAAGATCGCGAAGGAGGTCCATGACCCATCTCCTCGTACGGTGCCGACGACACCGCGGGAGTGGGCCGGGCGTTTCCTAGTCCAGGAAAGCGCCGGCCGACCGCAGGCGGTCGCCGCAGGCGTTCAGCTTGTGATGCGACGCCGGCATCCGAAGCACGCGGATGTCGACGTTGCGACTAGGGTAGACGTCCATATGCCTTGGAAGGTCTTGGGGAATGCCGCGGCGCGGCGCGCCGGAAGGCGCGCGCATTCTGGTGTCCACACGCTCGTCTGTCAATGGGCTACAGGCGTCCCTGTCCTTTTTCACATTGGCCGCGGCGCGCGCGATCAGGCATGCTGCGCACCCTTCTCCGCCGGATGGGCCAGTGACGGCAGCGGCTTCCCCTTCGTTCGACCGTCTGCATGAGCAGGCCCGCGCCGCGCTGCGCCAGCACGACTTCGCGGGCCTGCACGTTCTCGCCACGCAGATGCTCAAGCTCGTGCCGGCGAGCACCGAGGCACATTACCTGGCCGGTGTCGGCGCGCTGGAGTTGCGCCAGGTCGGCGTGGCACTGGAACACCTGCACCGCGCGGCGAGCGGCGAGCCCCGGCGGGCCGACTATGCCGTGCAGTTCGCCCGTGCGCTGGTGCGCGCCCATCGCCCGAGCGATGCGCTGCAGGTAGCCCTTGCCGCCAATGCGCTGGCTCCCCGCGATCCGCTCCTGCTCGATGCGCTGGGCACGGTGTTCACGCAATGCCACACGCACGAACGGGCGGCCAGCCTGTATCGCCATGCGGCTGCGCTGGCGCCGGACAACCCGGTGTGCCAGTTCAACCTGGCCATGTCGCTTGTCTATGCCGGCCGCGCGGCGGATGCCGAGCGCGCGCTGGAAGCGTGCCTGGCGCTGGCGCCCAAGTACTGGGTGGCGCACGGCGCGCTGTCGCGGGTGCGGCGCCAGGATGCCGGATGCAACCACATCGAGCGGCTGTCCGCACTGCTGGCCAGCCATGGCGCCGAACCGGCCGCGGCCTACCAGCTCAACATGGCGCTGGGCAAGGAACATGAGGACCTCGGCGATCATGCGCAGGCGTTCGAACACTTCAGCCGCGGCAAACAGGCGGTTCGCGCAAACCTGCGCTACGCGCCGGCACGGGACGCGGCGATGGTCGAATCGCTCATCCACGCTCTCCCCGCGCCGCCGGCTTCCCCGGGCGGTTGCCTGAGCGACGAGCCGATCTTCGTCATGGGCATGCCGCGCAGCGGCACCACGCTGGTGGAGCGGATCATCGCCAGCCACCCGGAAGTGCACGCCGCCGGCGAGCTGGAAAACTTCAGCATCTGGCTACGCCGCCTCGCCGGTGGCACGGCCCCGGTGCCGCTCGATCCCGACGT
Protein-coding regions in this window:
- the mgtA gene encoding magnesium-translocating P-type ATPase, with the translated sequence MIRQTLHSAAARATGRGAAPARVMAVDYARLRNDELLARLDTGTAGLDAERIAARLHRDGANEVSHEKPPHWSRQLLRACRNPFIAVLVLLAIVQLATDREDLTGPLIIAVMVGISVLLSFTQEYRSSRAAERLKAMVRNTASVTRRAADGHSERIEVPVGELVVGDIVHLGAGDMVPADLRLLSAKDLFISQAILTGESLPVEKAAPTARDLAEGDGKDPLDLPTVCYMGTNVVSGTAIAVAVATGSRSYLGSLAHTLSGQRVQTSFDRGVRSVSWLLIRFMAVMVPVVFAINGLDKHDWLQAFLFALSVAVGLTPEMLPLIVTANLGKGAMAMSRRKVVVKRLNAIQNFGAMDVLCTDKTGTLTLDRIVLERHLDLDGEASDEALEYGYLNSRFQTGLKNLMDKAVLAHRNLEPMAARFRLVDEIPFDFQRRRMSVVLGGDDGQHLLVCKGAVEEMLAICTAARLDGIDTTLDDAQRAEIRAMTRRLNEDGLRVLVVAIKRQNPSGRAYGLADEAGLTAIGCLAFLDPPKDSAATAIAALRDHGVAVKVVTGDNEAVTRKICREVGLDVAHSAQGRDIEPLDEPALDALVARTTVFAKMSPLQKARVVKSLQRQGHTVGFLGDGINDAPALREADVGISVDSATDIAKESADIILLEKNLMVLEEGVIEGRITFGNVMKYIKMTASSNFGNVFSVLVASAFLPFLPMLPLQLLVQNLLYDISQLAIPFDRMDEEYLKSPRQWDASDIGRFMAWIGPVSSIFDLTTFWLLWHLFGANDVAHQALFQSGWFVEGLLSQTLIVHMIRTRRIPFVQSIAAAPVLALTVAIGAIGLFIPYSRLGAKLGMTGLPPAYFGWLALTLLCYAVLTQLVKRVYMRRYGRWL
- a CDS encoding tetratricopeptide repeat-containing sulfotransferase family protein, with the translated sequence MTAAASPSFDRLHEQARAALRQHDFAGLHVLATQMLKLVPASTEAHYLAGVGALELRQVGVALEHLHRAASGEPRRADYAVQFARALVRAHRPSDALQVALAANALAPRDPLLLDALGTVFTQCHTHERAASLYRHAAALAPDNPVCQFNLAMSLVYAGRAADAERALEACLALAPKYWVAHGALSRVRRQDAGCNHIERLSALLASHGAEPAAAYQLNMALGKEHEDLGDHAQAFEHFSRGKQAVRANLRYAPARDAAMVESLIHALPAPPASPGGCLSDEPIFVMGMPRSGTTLVERIIASHPEVHAAGELENFSIWLRRLAGGTAPVPLDPDVVARATRLDWNRLGELYLASTRPATALKPRFVDKFPHNFLYAGFIAQALPNARLVCLRRHPLDTCLGNFREPFAEGSFFHGYAFDLLDIGRYYALFDRLMAHWRHVLPGRILEVDYESLVDAPEATTRQLLAHCGLPWNDACLHFERNRAASSTASALQVRDPIHKAGVGRWKQYATQLAGLRDLLQANGIDCGE